Part of the Nitrosophilus alvini genome, AGAGAAAGAGAACTTATACTCTCAAAAGAGAAGCCTATAGTAATCGTGAAAAAAAGAAAAATCCACAGACTTGAGTGCTACAAATACAAACTTGCAGCCTGTGTGGCTCCTGAGATAGACAGGCTAGGGGTGTTTTTGCCATATACCCCTTTGCAGCATATACTTTTTGAGTATTACGGATGTCCTCTTGTGGCTACTAGTGCGAATATGAGTGATGAACCAATAATAACAGACAGCGAAGATTTGCTAAAGAGACTGGGAAATGTTATCGATTTTTATATAGATTACAACAGGGAGATAGTAAACGCATGTGATGACAGCGTAATTCAGTGTATAGACGATAAGAAAGAGACGGTCAGACTAGCACGTGGTTTTGCTCCCAAAACTATAAAACTTCCCTTTTCAGTTGAAAAAAACATATTGGCAGTAGGTGCAAATCAGAAAAACAGTATAACAATTGCTATAAAAGATAAACTGATAATGTCACCTCATATTGGAGATTTGAATACTATTGAATCCTTTGGCTATTTTGAAAAAACAGTTGATACTTTCAAAAGATTTTACGATTTTGAACCAGATATTATAGTATGTGACAAACATCCCGGATACGAAACCACCAAATGGGCAGTAAAAGAGACTCAAAAAAGAGAAGGCGAAGTCGAACTTTTACAGGTTCAGCACCATCTTGCGCATATTTATGCGTGTAAAGCGGAACTTGGCATAGATGAGGATTGTCTGGGATTTAGCTGGGACGGTACAGGATATGGTGATGACGGTAATATCTGGGGCGGTGAAGTTTTCAAAGGAGACGAAAGAGCGTATCATTTCAAATATTTCAGGCTCATAGGCGGAGAAAAAGCTGTAAAAGAGCCAAGGCGCGCGGCACTTGGTCTTCTTTTTGAGATATTTTCTTTAGATGAGATTTTGGAGATGGACAATCCCACCGTAAAGGCATTTTCCAAAGAGGAGATAAAACTTTTACATCAGGCCTATGAAAAAGGTCTCAACTCGCCTCTTACAAGCTCGGCAGGTAGAATCTTTGATGCAGTTGCATCATTTGCAGGAATTATACAAGAATCCGGATACGAAGGCCAGAGCGGTCTTATTATCGAAAAACTCTATAACGATATGTGCAGTGACTCCTATAAATATGAAATTAAAGATGGAATTATTGATATTTCGCAAATGATAAGGCAGATTTTAACGGATCTGAATGCGAAAAACTGTACCGAAAAGAACTGCAAATGTATGATATCCACAAAGTTTCTCAATACGATGAAAAATATAATCGTAAATATTGCAAAAAAAGAGAATATGCCCGTGATTCTTTCCGGAGGAGTATTTCAAAACAGAATACTTTCTGAAAATGTTATAAAAGAGTTTGAGAAAGAGGGAATAAGATACTACTTCCAGCACGATACCCCTATTAACGATGGTGGAATATCATTGGGACAGATATGGTATATTTTGTCCAAATATTCCAAATAGTGACACTCCGGGTACAAAAAACAGAAAAACGGTATCCGGATAGGTAAAGAAGAGATGTATTAAGCGAAACTGTGTAAAAATTGTTTTAACAATTTCGCTAGAGGGGTATTGATTATGGAATATTATAATTGGATACTTGCTTTTCATATTCTCAGTTTTACTTCATGGATGGCAATGCTTTTTTATCTGCCGAGACTCTTTGTCTATCATGCAGAGAATATCGACAATGAAGGTTTTGTTCAGGTCGTTAAGATTCAGGAAGAAAAACTTTACAAGTTCATAGGAGTACCGGCTTTTTGGGCAACTGTTATAAGTGGATTGCTTATGATATCGTTAAATCCGTCTCTTTTTCAAACCGGAGGATGGCTGCATGCAAAACTGACTTTCGTAACACTTTTGGCAATATATCACTTCAGTCTCAATTATTATAGGAAAAAATTCCTTGCAGATGAGTGTACAAAGAGCGGTAAATTTTTCAGGGTATATAACGAAGTGCCCACGATTTTGATGATATTTATCGTTATAATGGTGATAATCAAGCCGTTTTAAAAGGAGAAAATTACATAGAGCCCGGAATTTTCAGACCGGACTCTTTGGCTTTGCTCATCCAGAATTCTGCCTGCTGCAAGTCTTTTACTACTCCTATTCCATTGTAGTATAGAAGTCCCAGATTGTATTGGGCTTCCGGATGGCCATGATAAGCCGCTTTTTTGTACCACTCAGCGGCTTTTTTAAAACTCTTTTCTACCCCTGAACCCTCTTCATAGATTTTTCCAAGCATGTATTGTGCGATAGTATTTCCTTGAAGGGCCGCTTTTTTAAAAAGTTCAAAGGCTTTTTTGTCATTTTTTTTGACACAAACTCCATCTTTATACATAAAGGCCAGGTTTGTCTGTGATCTGCTGTAGCCTTCTTTTGCGGCTTTTTTGTACCAAAAGAGTGCTTTGCGGCAATCTTTTTTAATGCCTATTCCTTTTTCATACATAAGAGCGATATTGTGCTGTGCCCAGGGAACACCCTTTTTTGCAGCTTTTTCAAACCAGTCGAATGCTTTTTTGCTGTCTTTTTTGACGCCGTGGCCTTTCATGTACATATAGCCCAAAGCGTTCTGGGCATCAGCAAATCCCTGAGCCGCAGCTTTTTTCCACCAATATATCGCTTTTTTGAAATCCTTTTTGACACCTTTCCCTTTTTCGTACATCGCACCAAGATCGGTCTGGGCTCTTGCATATCCCTTATGGGCTGCTTTTTTGTACCAGAAGACAGCTTTTTTATAATCTTTCGGAACGCCTCGTCCGAGTTCATACATATATCCGATAAACGCCATTGCCCTTGTATGTCCTGCTGCAGCCGCTTTTTTGTAAAGTTCCATTGCTTTTTTGAAATCCTGTTCTACTCCGTAGCCCATCTCATACATATATCCAAGATTGGTTATGGCTCTTCTGTAACCTTTGTCAGCCGCTTTTTTGTAAAGTTCTACCGCTTTTTTAAAGTCCTGTTTGACTCCATAGCCCATTTCGTATAGTATGCCAAGCTCTGTTAAAGCTCTCGGATAATTTTTTTCGGCCGCCTTTTTAAAATAGTGATACGCTTTTTTGTAATCATTTTTGACGCCGATGCTATATCTGTACATTACCCCAAGATTTGTAAGTGCTCTTGGGTCTCCCATTTTGGCTGATTTTTTATAGAAAAAGAGGGCACTTTTGTAGTCACCTTTTTTGTACGCTTTGATTCCATCTTCAAGATAACCGGCATATAGAAGAAAAGAAGTTGCAAAAAGTAAAAAGATATATCTCAACCATGCCTCCCGCTTTTTGGCATATAACTATTTTATAACAGATTTATATTAAAAAAGCCTTTATATTGAAAATAGAGAAAAAATTTTATTTTTAGATTCTTTTTTTAAAAAGAGTTGTTATAATCATATAATAGTCCTTTAAAGGGAAAAGATGGGTGAACTAAGCGGAAAAATTTTGAGTCTCGACAAAAAAGCGGTTGAAATTGTGCAGAGTGCTGAAAAAAAAGCGAAAAGAGTTATGGCTCAGACAGATGAAAGATGTGAAAAGATATACAGCGAAACAGAAAAAAAGATATCAGAACTCAGAAACAGAAAATTTTCTGCTCTAAAAAAAGAGATAGAGTCTCTCAAAAAAGAGCAGAAGGAGTCTCTTGAAAAAAAGAAAGATGAAATTTTAAAGAAACTGAAAACTTCGGATATCGCAAAAAAAATAGCAAAATCGATACAAAAAAGTATATGCAGTAAAGATTTTGGGAAGAATCTATGAGTATGCTGATTTCAAAACCTTTGAGATTCGGTTATATAAATGCCAAATGTAGAGCTTTAAAATCCGCAATTCTTGAAAAAGAGTTTTTCGAAAAGGCTGTTTTGGCAAAAAGCATAGGGGATATATATGCTCTTTTGAAAGATAGTTCATACTCTTCTTATCTAAAAGATGCAGAAAAAGAGAACATAGCCAGTGCACTTGAGAATTCATTCGAAGAGCTTTACAAAAAAAGTACCTCTGTTTTGAAAAAAGAGGAAAAAGAGATATTTGATCTTTTTTTTCGCTCAAAAGACGAGCTTCTCAAAAAGAAAACGGCTTTTAAAGAGAGCAAAAATTTGTCTGTTATTTATAGAAGAATAGATACAAAGTATATAAATTCGATAAAAAATTCACTTAAAAATCTGAAAAGGGAGGATAGAAAAGATCTCAAAGAGATACTTGGAAGCTATTTTGATATGCTCAATCTTTTTACCATAGTGAGATTTAGAACGGTATACAAAATGGCTCCAGAGGAGATCATACCTTTTTTGATGCCTTATGGATGGAAATTTGATATAAAATTTTTGGGAAAAGTTGCAAATCTCTCTACTCTCTCAGAGATATCGGCTGCGATTGAAGAGGTCCTCAAAAATTCTTTTTACAGCTATCATGAGTTCAGACAGGCTGTTTACAGATACCATATGGACTCTCTTAAAAGAGTATGGTTTGGCTATCCTTTTAAAATGTCCGTTATTTTTGCGCTTTTAAGAATGAAAGAGATAGAGATAAAAAATATAAGAGCAGTTGTTGAAGGCATATATTATCGTCTTCCTCAAGATGATATAAAAAAGCTGCTGGCAGGAATTTAGAGATGTTTTTTCCGGAAAGTATGCTCAGAGTAGAGATAATTATACCGAAAGAGCATCTTTATAAAGAGCTTGAAGCTATAGGAAAAGCCGGGTTACTTCATATCGACAAAAGTAAAGGTCGCTCCTTTTCTTACGAGCTTCAAAACAGAGTAAACAAGCTGTTGGGAGTTGTAGAAGGATATCTTAAATTTTTGGGATTTCAGAGCGAAATAAAAAAATACCCTCACATGGAAGAAGAGTTTGGTAAAAATCTTTCGGAAACGGAAAAAAGAGTCTCAATAATAGCCCCTAAGATAGAGGAACTTTCCAACGCTTTTAAAAAAGTAGAAAAAGAAGAGAAGATGATAGAGAGTGCCCGGGAATTTGCACAGTCGCTCAAAAATGATATAGATGTTGAAAAAATAGCCCGAAGCCTGGAGTTTATAGGTTTCAAATCCATTGTTCTGCCGAGTGAAAATATTGAAACTTTTATACTTGCTTTGAAAAGATACGATCCTTTTGTAGTCTATAACAGTTTAAGTTCCGGGACAAAAGCCGTTGCTCTTTTTTATGATATTTCGGATGAAAACCACGTAATAAACGCACTTACAAAACTGGAAGGAAACGAGATACCCAAAGACTATTTTTTGAAAGAAAAAATCGAGGAGATAAAATCGAGGAGAGAAAAGATTGAATCGGATCTTGAAAAGATAAAAAAACTGCATGGCGAGGAGCTGCTGGGTATCTATGCAAATCTGAAACTTATGCTCAAAATCTTTTCTGCCCGCGGGGCATTGCAAAAATCGGGAGAGAATTATCTGCTTTACGGATGGGTACCGAAAAAACAGGCAAATAAATTTGAAAGAGCTTTAAGATATGCACAGGTTATCTTTTCAAAACCGGGGGAGGATACGCCTGTTTTGCTCAAAACCCCGAAAATACTGAAACCTTTTGAGACCTTGATAAAAAACTTCTCATATCCAAGATATCAGGAGATAAATCCTACAGTCCCTTTTGCCGCGGCTTTTCTGATAATGTTCGGAGTAATGTTCGGTGATATAGGACATGGACTGGTCCTGATGCTTGCCGGTTTTTTTGTTTCCAAAAAATTTCCAAAATATGAAGATTTGGGAAAGATATATATACTTGCGGGAGCCAGTTCCGTTATATTCGGCTTTATGTATGGCTCGGTTTTCGGATTTCACGATATTGTTCCGCACATTCTTTTCAACCCGGTTGAAAATG contains:
- the hypF gene encoding carbamoyltransferase HypF, giving the protein MRKIRAVIKINGIVQGVGFRPFIYKLAKEYYANGFVMNDAKGVLIDIDIEDDKIDSFLKAISYKKPSLARIDEISYKTFDSLQRDGFFIKESCSDVEKSAAVSPDIAVCENCLEEMRNPQNRRYQYYFINCTDCGPRYTITRTVPFDRKNTSMAEFEMCPKCKEEYEDPLDRRYHAQAISCFDCGPGLCIKSKKGKTFAEGIEAIKMAAKLLKKGKIVAVKGLGGFHLMCDATNARSVKTLRQRKNRQSKPFAVMFRNLDQIERVAELSERERELILSKEKPIVIVKKRKIHRLECYKYKLAACVAPEIDRLGVFLPYTPLQHILFEYYGCPLVATSANMSDEPIITDSEDLLKRLGNVIDFYIDYNREIVNACDDSVIQCIDDKKETVRLARGFAPKTIKLPFSVEKNILAVGANQKNSITIAIKDKLIMSPHIGDLNTIESFGYFEKTVDTFKRFYDFEPDIIVCDKHPGYETTKWAVKETQKREGEVELLQVQHHLAHIYACKAELGIDEDCLGFSWDGTGYGDDGNIWGGEVFKGDERAYHFKYFRLIGGEKAVKEPRRAALGLLFEIFSLDEILEMDNPTVKAFSKEEIKLLHQAYEKGLNSPLTSSAGRIFDAVASFAGIIQESGYEGQSGLIIEKLYNDMCSDSYKYEIKDGIIDISQMIRQILTDLNAKNCTEKNCKCMISTKFLNTMKNIIVNIAKKENMPVILSGGVFQNRILSENVIKEFEKEGIRYYFQHDTPINDGGISLGQIWYILSKYSK
- the hemJ gene encoding protoporphyrinogen oxidase HemJ; the encoded protein is MEYYNWILAFHILSFTSWMAMLFYLPRLFVYHAENIDNEGFVQVVKIQEEKLYKFIGVPAFWATVISGLLMISLNPSLFQTGGWLHAKLTFVTLLAIYHFSLNYYRKKFLADECTKSGKFFRVYNEVPTILMIFIVIMVIIKPF
- a CDS encoding tetratricopeptide repeat protein; translated protein: MRYIFLLFATSFLLYAGYLEDGIKAYKKGDYKSALFFYKKSAKMGDPRALTNLGVMYRYSIGVKNDYKKAYHYFKKAAEKNYPRALTELGILYEMGYGVKQDFKKAVELYKKAADKGYRRAITNLGYMYEMGYGVEQDFKKAMELYKKAAAAGHTRAMAFIGYMYELGRGVPKDYKKAVFWYKKAAHKGYARAQTDLGAMYEKGKGVKKDFKKAIYWWKKAAAQGFADAQNALGYMYMKGHGVKKDSKKAFDWFEKAAKKGVPWAQHNIALMYEKGIGIKKDCRKALFWYKKAAKEGYSRSQTNLAFMYKDGVCVKKNDKKAFELFKKAALQGNTIAQYMLGKIYEEGSGVEKSFKKAAEWYKKAAYHGHPEAQYNLGLLYYNGIGVVKDLQQAEFWMSKAKESGLKIPGSM
- a CDS encoding V-type ATPase subunit, with the translated sequence MSMLISKPLRFGYINAKCRALKSAILEKEFFEKAVLAKSIGDIYALLKDSSYSSYLKDAEKENIASALENSFEELYKKSTSVLKKEEKEIFDLFFRSKDELLKKKTAFKESKNLSVIYRRIDTKYINSIKNSLKNLKREDRKDLKEILGSYFDMLNLFTIVRFRTVYKMAPEEIIPFLMPYGWKFDIKFLGKVANLSTLSEISAAIEEVLKNSFYSYHEFRQAVYRYHMDSLKRVWFGYPFKMSVIFALLRMKEIEIKNIRAVVEGIYYRLPQDDIKKLLAGI
- a CDS encoding V-type ATP synthase subunit I encodes the protein MFFPESMLRVEIIIPKEHLYKELEAIGKAGLLHIDKSKGRSFSYELQNRVNKLLGVVEGYLKFLGFQSEIKKYPHMEEEFGKNLSETEKRVSIIAPKIEELSNAFKKVEKEEKMIESAREFAQSLKNDIDVEKIARSLEFIGFKSIVLPSENIETFILALKRYDPFVVYNSLSSGTKAVALFYDISDENHVINALTKLEGNEIPKDYFLKEKIEEIKSRREKIESDLEKIKKLHGEELLGIYANLKLMLKIFSARGALQKSGENYLLYGWVPKKQANKFERALRYAQVIFSKPGEDTPVLLKTPKILKPFETLIKNFSYPRYQEINPTVPFAAAFLIMFGVMFGDIGHGLVLMLAGFFVSKKFPKYEDLGKIYILAGASSVIFGFMYGSVFGFHDIVPHILFNPVENVDMIIYSGIAIGVFFITLSFILNIISLARRKKLSALIMGEGGVLWLLIYWFAIGIAVKAVILEMPVKYELYILGVLLGFLFIVLFMKRKEFAQSLLDTIMQMFEHAVNTISFIRLGAFALAHGALFLALFSIADIVSKTQAGGITYWFIILLGNCFIIVLEGVVVTIQTLRLEYYEFFKRFFKGGGEPYEPFVLESEK